In Mytilus edulis chromosome 6, xbMytEdul2.2, whole genome shotgun sequence, the following proteins share a genomic window:
- the LOC139526354 gene encoding zinc finger MYM-type protein 1-like, producing the protein MIMLCADQIQSDIVARCNSSRYFAFLADEATDCSTKTIIALCVRFYDRLDKLIHEDFLGFAEGKKTTGEALSDIFLTQLEKYGIIIANMRAQGYDGAANMSGIHRGVQARVRERVPLASYVHCKAHNLNLVRVHACKEPLVRNLMDTVQAIAFAFDYSAKRLTSFKENLGTAPNVVKEEMGRRQKLKTLCETRWSSRSDSLFTFLHAYSVVCDSLEDLEQDGDAKARSYRCSITKFDFIVCLVVTQTILQPLSPLSAILQTKDFDLIQAVEESKVVVEMLQRKRESDDDWDQLYNSAVTLADSVDVVPSMPRGATRQQHRVNVPAAGPKDYFEASVIYPVH; encoded by the coding sequence ATGATTATGCTGTGTGCGGATCAAATACAATCTGACATTGTTGCCCGATGCAACAGTTCTCGCTACTTTGCATTTCTAGCGGACGAAGCAACAGACTGCTCCACCAAAACAATAATTGCACTTTGTGTTAGATTTTATGATAGACTGGACAAACTCATTCATGAAGATTTCTTAGGTTTTGCGGAAGGTAAGAAAACTACAGGAGAAGCGTTATCTGATATTTTTCTCACTCAACTAGAGAAATATGGCATTATTATAGCAAACATGAGAGCACAAGGATACGATGGTGCTGCAAACATGTCAGGGATTCATCGTGGCGTCCAGGCTAGAGTACGTGAAAGAGTGCCGCTTGCTTCATATGTGCACTGTAAAGCACACAATCTTAATTTGGTCAGAGTACATGCTTGCAAGGAACCATTAGTTCGAAATCTAATGGACACCGTGCAGGCGATCGCGTTCGCTTTTGATTATTCAGCGAAGCGTTTGACATCGTTCAAAGAAAATTTGGGTACTGCCCCTAATGTGGTTAAGGAGGAAATGGGTAGACGACAGAAGTTGAAGACCTTATGTGAGACAAGGTGGTCTAGTAGGTCAGATTCTTTGTTCACTTTTCTTCATGCATACTCTGTGGTATGTGACTCTCTTGAGGATCTTGAGCAAGATGGGGATGCTAAAGCCAGAAGTTATCGTTGTTCAATAACTaaatttgatttcattgtttGTCTTGTTGTCACTCAGACTATTTTACAACCTTTGTCTCCTCTGTCTGCAATCTTGCAAACTAAGGACTTTGACTTAATTCAGGCTGTCGAGGAAAGCAAAGTCGTAGTCGAAATGCTGCAAAGAAAACGCGAGTCCGACGACGATTGGGACCAATTGTACAACAGTGCTGTAACTCTTGCTGATAGTGTTGATGTAGTACCGTCGATGCCACGAGGGGCAACAAGACAACAGCATAGGGTAAATGTTCCAGCTGCCGGCCCGAAGGATTATTTTGAAGCGAGCGTTATTTATCCCGTTCATTGA